The following coding sequences are from one Mesorhizobium onobrychidis window:
- a CDS encoding oxidoreductase: MNKTNPGVALVTGASTGIGRATAIALQTAGFRVFGTSRRAVAERSDGITMLTCDVTDDASVAKLVDEVLAKAGRIDLLVNNAGIGLLGGAEESSTVQAQALFDVNVFGVLRVTNAVLPTMRRQGTGRIVNLSSVLGLIPAPYSALYASTKHAIEGYSESLDHELRLFGIRVVLVEPAYTRTSFEENLARPDQLLDIYDAARAGMDVILRKAIETGDAPEIVAETVLKAATESVPRRRYAAGKMARQVSFLRRFVPASAFDKSLRKQNGLPV, encoded by the coding sequence ATGAACAAGACCAATCCTGGCGTCGCCCTGGTGACAGGGGCATCCACCGGCATCGGGCGCGCAACGGCCATTGCTTTGCAGACCGCCGGCTTTCGCGTGTTCGGCACAAGCCGTCGCGCGGTCGCCGAACGATCCGACGGCATTACCATGCTGACCTGCGACGTCACCGATGACGCGTCGGTGGCGAAACTGGTCGATGAGGTGCTGGCTAAGGCCGGGCGTATCGACCTGCTCGTCAACAATGCCGGCATCGGCTTGCTCGGCGGCGCCGAGGAGTCCTCGACAGTCCAGGCTCAGGCGCTGTTCGACGTGAACGTCTTCGGCGTACTCCGCGTGACCAACGCGGTTCTGCCGACAATGCGCCGTCAAGGAACGGGCAGGATCGTCAATTTGAGTTCGGTATTGGGGTTAATCCCAGCACCCTATTCCGCGCTCTATGCGTCGACCAAACATGCCATCGAAGGCTATTCCGAATCGCTCGACCACGAACTGCGCCTTTTCGGAATTCGCGTCGTGTTGGTCGAGCCCGCCTATACGCGGACGTCGTTTGAAGAAAATCTCGCCAGGCCGGACCAGTTGCTTGATATCTATGACGCTGCGCGCGCTGGCATGGATGTGATCCTGCGCAAAGCGATCGAAACAGGCGATGCTCCGGAAATCGTAGCCGAAACGGTGTTGAAAGCAGCGACCGAATCCGTTCCGAGAAGGCGCTATGCGGCGGGAAAAATGGCGCGCCAGGTCAGTTTCCTGCGCCGTTTCGTCCCGGCATCCGCATTCGACAAGAGCCTGCGAAAGCAGAACGGGCTGCCGGTCTGA
- a CDS encoding glutamine amidotransferase, with protein sequence MPSMPRPRPKILIVLHQESSSPGRVGHMLIEEGFDLDLRCPPLGDTLPETLDGHAGTVVFGGPMSANDEDDFVRRETDWLKVPLRENRPLLGICLGAQMLVNHLGGKVEGHGEGLVEIGWYPLKATEDGKKLMHWPEMVYQFHREGFSLPKDATLLATAETYPNQAFRYGDNAWGIQFHGELTRAMMQRWVVRGAHRFELPGAQPGRDHLGGRLIWDMHLKRWLGEFLQTIFGRRVRS encoded by the coding sequence ATGCCATCCATGCCGAGGCCGAGACCAAAAATCCTGATCGTGCTGCATCAGGAGAGTTCGAGCCCCGGGCGCGTCGGCCACATGCTTATCGAAGAAGGCTTCGACCTCGATCTCCGCTGCCCGCCGCTCGGCGACACCTTGCCGGAAACACTGGACGGTCACGCCGGAACCGTGGTGTTCGGCGGACCGATGAGCGCCAATGACGAGGACGATTTTGTCCGCCGCGAGACCGACTGGCTGAAAGTTCCGCTCAGGGAGAACCGGCCGTTGCTCGGCATCTGCCTCGGCGCGCAGATGCTGGTCAACCACCTTGGCGGCAAGGTCGAGGGTCATGGCGAGGGGCTGGTCGAGATCGGCTGGTATCCGCTGAAGGCGACGGAGGACGGCAAGAAGCTGATGCACTGGCCTGAGATGGTCTACCAGTTTCACCGCGAGGGCTTCTCGCTGCCGAAGGACGCGACGCTGCTGGCGACGGCCGAAACCTATCCCAACCAGGCCTTTCGTTATGGCGACAATGCCTGGGGCATCCAGTTCCATGGCGAATTGACCAGGGCGATGATGCAGCGCTGGGTCGTTCGCGGCGCGCATCGCTTCGAGTTGCCCGGCGCGCAGCCCGGCCGCGACCATCTCGGCGGCCGGCTGATCTGGGACATGCATCTCAAACGCTGGCTCGGCGAATTCCTGCAGACGATTTTCGGCAGGCGCGTGCGGTCCTGA
- a CDS encoding heme biosynthesis protein HemY has protein sequence MIRILLFLAVVFALGLGFAWLADRPGEMVVTFSGYQYQVSLMVAAVAVVAVVAAVMIVWWLLKSLWNSPYTISRYFRVRRRDRGYQALSTGMIAAGAGDGALARKKTKEAAKLIRSDQEPLIHLLKAQASLLEGDHEGAREKFETMLDDPEMRLLGLRGLYLEAERLGDRNAARHYAGRAAVMAPQLAWAAESTLEDLTGRGDWDGALKLVDAQKSTRQIERDAANRRRAVLLTAKAQSLIDSDPNAAKTAALEANRLRPDFAPAAVVAAKLLFRQNDVRKGAKILEAAWKAEPHPEIAEIYTHARPGDAVLDRLNRAKKLQEMKKNHAESSLAVARAALDAQDFSTARKEAEAAIRMDRREGAYLLLADIEEAETGDQGKVRQLLSKAVRAPRDPAWVADGVVSERWAPVSPITGKLDAFEWRAPMERLGQLIDSDEDAPDVAVPTIAAPIKPAKENVIELNPAGSAERPATATASESGEDDVTPVTATDAEAVEPAEELARLPDDPGVDPDDEDQKSPRKFRLF, from the coding sequence ATGATTCGCATTCTGCTTTTCCTCGCCGTCGTTTTCGCGCTCGGCCTGGGTTTCGCCTGGTTGGCCGACCGGCCGGGCGAGATGGTCGTCACCTTCAGCGGCTATCAGTATCAGGTCAGCCTGATGGTGGCGGCGGTGGCGGTTGTCGCCGTGGTTGCCGCGGTGATGATCGTCTGGTGGCTGCTCAAGTCACTGTGGAACAGTCCCTACACCATCTCGCGTTATTTCCGCGTGCGCCGTCGCGATCGTGGCTATCAGGCACTGTCGACCGGCATGATCGCCGCCGGCGCCGGTGACGGAGCGCTTGCCCGCAAGAAGACCAAGGAAGCGGCAAAGCTGATCCGCTCCGACCAGGAGCCGCTGATCCATCTGCTGAAGGCGCAAGCTTCGCTGCTGGAAGGCGACCATGAGGGTGCGCGCGAAAAGTTCGAGACTATGCTCGACGATCCGGAAATGCGGCTGCTCGGCCTGCGCGGGCTTTATCTCGAGGCTGAGCGCCTCGGTGATCGCAACGCGGCGCGGCACTATGCCGGCCGTGCCGCGGTGATGGCGCCGCAACTGGCCTGGGCCGCCGAATCGACGCTGGAAGACCTGACCGGGCGCGGCGACTGGGACGGCGCGCTGAAACTGGTCGACGCGCAGAAATCGACGCGCCAGATCGAGCGCGACGCCGCCAACCGGCGTCGCGCCGTGCTGCTCACCGCAAAGGCGCAGTCACTGATCGACAGCGATCCCAATGCCGCCAAAACCGCTGCTCTCGAGGCCAACCGGCTGCGGCCGGATTTCGCCCCGGCGGCGGTCGTCGCAGCCAAACTGCTGTTCAGACAGAATGATGTGCGCAAGGGCGCGAAGATACTCGAAGCGGCGTGGAAAGCCGAGCCGCATCCGGAGATCGCCGAGATTTACACACACGCCCGGCCGGGCGATGCCGTGCTCGACCGCCTGAACCGGGCGAAGAAGCTGCAGGAGATGAAGAAGAACCACGCCGAATCCTCGCTGGCGGTGGCGCGCGCCGCGCTCGACGCGCAGGACTTTTCAACCGCCCGTAAAGAGGCCGAGGCGGCCATTCGCATGGATCGCCGCGAAGGCGCCTATCTGCTTCTGGCCGACATCGAGGAGGCCGAGACCGGCGATCAGGGCAAGGTGCGGCAGCTTTTGTCCAAGGCAGTGCGTGCACCGCGCGATCCGGCCTGGGTTGCCGACGGCGTCGTCTCCGAACGCTGGGCGCCGGTGTCGCCGATCACCGGCAAGCTAGACGCCTTCGAATGGCGGGCGCCGATGGAGCGGCTCGGCCAGCTCATCGACAGTGACGAGGACGCGCCGGACGTCGCGGTGCCGACCATTGCGGCGCCTATCAAGCCGGCAAAGGAAAATGTGATCGAGCTGAACCCCGCTGGTTCGGCCGAAAGACCGGCCACCGCGACGGCATCGGAAAGCGGCGAAGACGATGTTACGCCGGTCACCGCGACGGATGCGGAAGCCGTCGAACCGGCGGAGGAACTGGCCCGGCTGCCCGACGACCCCGGCGTCGATCCGGACGACGAAGACCAAAAATCACCACGCAAATTTCGATTGTTCTGA
- a CDS encoding winged helix-turn-helix transcriptional regulator, with the protein MKNLSDASCPIARGLTCVGDAWSMLILRDASLGLTRFDEFRKSLGIAPTILTRRLATLTEEGLLEKRRYSERPPRDEYVLTAAGRDFLPVLILLGAWGRQYRGEGRLARYIDAETGAEIEPVAVDAVTGAKIGTRAIRVAAPE; encoded by the coding sequence ATGAAAAATCTTTCCGATGCCTCTTGCCCGATCGCCCGCGGCCTGACCTGCGTCGGCGATGCGTGGAGCATGTTGATCCTTCGCGACGCGAGCCTGGGCCTCACCCGCTTCGACGAATTCCGGAAAAGTCTGGGCATCGCCCCAACCATCCTGACCCGGCGGCTGGCGACGCTGACGGAGGAGGGACTTCTGGAAAAGCGACGCTACTCGGAGCGGCCTCCGCGCGATGAGTACGTGCTGACCGCCGCCGGCCGCGATTTCTTGCCGGTGCTGATCTTACTGGGGGCGTGGGGACGCCAGTACCGTGGCGAAGGCAGGTTGGCGCGATACATCGACGCTGAGACAGGAGCAGAAATCGAGCCGGTAGCCGTGGATGCTGTCACAGGGGCAAAGATCGGCACCCGCGCGATACGCGTTGCAGCGCCCGAATAG
- a CDS encoding MucR family transcriptional regulator codes for MTDDSNKARKDIDLLELTAHIVSAYVEKNRLPASGLGDLIASVSASISGLGQPAAPAAAPLIPAVNPKKSVTPDYIICLEDGKKFKSLKRHIGVHFGLTPDAYRAKWGLPADYPMVAPTYAASRSQLAKAIGLGRKAAPPAPVKKTRKPKATV; via the coding sequence TTGACCGACGACAGCAACAAGGCCCGCAAGGACATCGACCTTCTCGAGCTGACTGCTCACATCGTGTCCGCTTACGTCGAGAAGAACCGCTTGCCCGCTTCCGGCCTCGGCGATCTCATCGCCAGCGTCAGCGCGTCGATAAGTGGACTCGGACAACCCGCCGCTCCGGCGGCAGCGCCGCTGATCCCCGCCGTCAATCCTAAGAAATCGGTGACGCCGGACTACATCATCTGCCTCGAAGACGGCAAGAAGTTCAAATCCCTGAAGCGCCATATCGGCGTTCATTTCGGGCTGACGCCGGATGCCTACCGCGCCAAATGGGGCTTGCCGGCCGACTATCCGATGGTTGCCCCCACCTATGCGGCCTCGCGCTCGCAACTGGCGAAGGCGATCGGCCTTGGCCGCAAGGCCGCCCCGCCGGCGCCGGTGAAGAAGACCAGGAAGCCCAAAGCCACGGTCTGA
- a CDS encoding MFS transporter, giving the protein MTSQAHPSPDRRYAAFRHKPFLSYWAARFLSTFATQIVSVAVGWQVYDLTRDPFDLGLVGIVQFLPSLLLVLVTGVVADRFGRRLIMALTALLEAICALVLLLLTLRGLSGPGLIFGVLAMFGIARAFFGPAAASLFANLVPPEDFGNAIAWNSSAWQTATIVGPVAGGLLYGLSAEAAYGTAAVLMFVAAVLVFTIPKPAQRSEIDRPTMQTLFAGFGYIWSEKIVLGAISLDLFAVLLSGATALMPVYARDILDLGPWGLGLLRSTPGIGAICVAIWLAGHPIRNHTGVVMLGFVALFGAFTVLFGLSTITWLSIAALALLGATDMFSVYIRETLIQLWTPDQVRGRVNAVNQVFVGASNELGEFRAGTMAALIGTVPAVVIGGVGAVVVAGLWAVLFPQLRKVRHLNGRN; this is encoded by the coding sequence ATGACATCGCAAGCCCATCCATCGCCCGACCGGCGCTATGCCGCCTTCCGGCACAAACCCTTCCTGAGTTATTGGGCGGCACGCTTCCTCTCCACCTTCGCCACCCAGATCGTATCCGTCGCCGTCGGCTGGCAGGTGTACGACCTGACCCGCGATCCATTCGATCTCGGCCTTGTCGGCATTGTCCAGTTCTTGCCTTCGCTGCTGCTGGTGTTGGTCACCGGGGTGGTCGCCGACCGTTTCGGCCGCCGCCTGATCATGGCGCTGACCGCACTGCTGGAGGCGATCTGCGCGTTGGTTTTGCTGCTGCTGACGCTGCGCGGCCTTAGCGGGCCGGGTTTGATCTTCGGCGTGCTCGCCATGTTCGGCATCGCGCGCGCCTTCTTCGGACCGGCGGCAGCGTCGCTGTTCGCCAACCTCGTGCCACCTGAGGATTTCGGCAACGCGATCGCCTGGAATTCGTCAGCCTGGCAGACGGCGACCATCGTCGGACCGGTCGCCGGTGGCTTGCTCTACGGGCTTTCGGCGGAAGCGGCATACGGCACCGCAGCCGTTCTGATGTTTGTCGCCGCGGTGCTGGTCTTTACTATCCCGAAGCCTGCCCAGCGCAGCGAAATCGACAGGCCGACGATGCAGACCCTGTTTGCCGGATTCGGCTATATCTGGAGCGAGAAGATCGTGCTCGGCGCCATTTCGCTCGATTTGTTCGCCGTGCTTTTGTCCGGCGCCACGGCACTGATGCCGGTCTATGCGCGCGACATCCTCGATCTCGGCCCATGGGGCCTGGGACTGTTGCGCTCGACACCGGGCATCGGCGCCATCTGCGTTGCCATCTGGCTGGCCGGACATCCGATCCGCAACCACACCGGCGTGGTCATGCTCGGCTTCGTCGCGCTGTTCGGCGCCTTTACCGTGCTGTTTGGCCTCTCCACCATCACCTGGTTGTCGATCGCAGCACTCGCCTTGCTCGGCGCCACCGATATGTTCAGCGTCTACATCAGAGAGACGCTGATCCAGCTGTGGACGCCGGACCAGGTGCGCGGCCGCGTCAACGCCGTCAATCAGGTTTTCGTCGGCGCCTCCAACGAGCTCGGCGAATTCCGTGCAGGCACCATGGCGGCATTGATCGGCACCGTGCCTGCGGTGGTGATCGGCGGCGTCGGCGCGGTCGTTGTCGCCGGGCTGTGGGCGGTGCTGTTCCCGCAGCTGCGCAAGGTGCGCCACCTCAACGGGCGAAACTGA
- a CDS encoding COG4223 family protein produces MVKTPKMRHSKSRREPVTIELEPGAVSRVADEDAANGRTDEAKAEEAANASQPEAPEEPVHADQTDIEPWEHADAAPPAGSEEPAEGGAKGPEGPKPTYPAGSEGSANRAFDYSFDDGSAKASGTGTSSGTDEAPKETQTGNEDMAAQPKRGGINGIAAGIIGGVIALAAAGGLQFAGLLGAPGAGDVSSGGVSLDGINGEIASLKSEIAGLKDTAGNNDVSAKVDGLSSALDQVKTDVAALKSAVEQGGAGDTAGLAGLGDKVRQIETAVAALGQAGNTAPVDLGPLNERLAGLDAAVKSAGETTTAQDRRLAALDQSVAQLSGKVEAQAGQPKVALAIAASALKAALDRGAPFAAELETFAAISPDAPEIAGLRAYAEKGVPTRAEIAAEMPAAANAMVAASEPVDQNAGFLQSLLSSAESLVKVRPIGAVEGAGAPEIVARMEVAVNQDDYAKALSEYDTLPEPVKAAGADFAGKLKARIEVEKQVDALISGAMKA; encoded by the coding sequence ATGGTCAAGACGCCGAAGATGCGGCATTCGAAAAGCCGTCGCGAGCCGGTGACCATCGAACTCGAACCCGGCGCTGTCTCGCGCGTTGCCGACGAGGATGCCGCCAACGGGCGGACCGACGAGGCGAAGGCAGAGGAAGCGGCAAACGCGTCGCAGCCGGAAGCGCCTGAAGAACCCGTGCATGCCGACCAGACCGACATCGAGCCGTGGGAACATGCCGACGCGGCCCCGCCGGCCGGCTCGGAAGAGCCGGCAGAGGGCGGCGCCAAAGGTCCCGAAGGACCCAAACCGACCTATCCGGCCGGCTCGGAGGGGTCCGCGAACCGGGCCTTCGACTACAGTTTCGACGACGGATCCGCCAAAGCCAGCGGGACGGGGACCAGCAGCGGGACCGATGAAGCGCCGAAAGAAACCCAGACAGGGAATGAAGACATGGCAGCGCAGCCGAAGCGTGGCGGCATCAACGGCATCGCTGCCGGCATTATCGGCGGCGTCATCGCGCTCGCTGCCGCCGGAGGGCTGCAGTTTGCGGGCCTGCTCGGCGCGCCAGGAGCTGGCGATGTCTCCTCGGGCGGCGTGTCGCTCGATGGCATCAATGGCGAAATCGCTTCGCTGAAGAGCGAGATCGCCGGGCTCAAGGACACAGCCGGCAACAATGATGTGTCGGCCAAGGTGGACGGGCTGTCGTCGGCGCTGGATCAGGTCAAGACGGATGTCGCGGCGCTGAAATCGGCGGTCGAGCAGGGCGGAGCAGGCGACACTGCCGGGCTTGCAGGGCTTGGCGACAAGGTCAGGCAGATCGAGACGGCGGTCGCTGCCCTTGGCCAGGCCGGCAATACGGCGCCGGTCGATCTCGGGCCGCTCAACGAAAGGCTGGCCGGGCTCGACGCGGCGGTAAAATCCGCGGGTGAGACGACGACGGCACAGGACCGCCGGCTTGCGGCGCTGGATCAGTCGGTGGCGCAGCTTTCCGGCAAGGTCGAAGCACAGGCCGGGCAGCCGAAGGTTGCGCTCGCCATCGCCGCATCGGCGCTGAAGGCAGCCCTCGACCGCGGTGCGCCATTCGCCGCCGAACTCGAAACCTTTGCGGCGATTTCACCGGATGCGCCCGAGATCGCAGGCTTACGTGCCTACGCCGAAAAGGGCGTTCCGACCCGTGCGGAGATCGCCGCCGAAATGCCTGCCGCCGCCAATGCCATGGTCGCTGCCTCAGAGCCCGTCGACCAGAATGCCGGCTTCCTGCAAAGCCTGCTGTCGAGCGCCGAATCGCTGGTCAAGGTCAGGCCGATCGGTGCCGTCGAAGGTGCTGGCGCTCCGGAAATCGTCGCCCGCATGGAGGTGGCGGTCAATCAGGACGACTACGCCAAGGCGCTCAGCGAATACGATACGCTGCCCGAGCCGGTGAAGGCTGCCGGCGCCGATTTTGCCGGCAAATTGAAGGCGCGGATCGAGGTCGAGAAGCAGGTCGACGCGCTGATATCAGGTGCGATGAAGGCGTGA
- a CDS encoding TerB family tellurite resistance protein, which translates to MFERVLSFLKDLPAAGSARNNADDPRVAASALLYHVMSADGVRQDAEWERFKAVLAESYSISGDELDALAAAGERADNEAIDLYAFTSVLKRQLDPDARKAFIGLMWEIVYADGELHELEDNIVWRVAELIGVERHDRVEARRKAAAEAPGATGTSSDE; encoded by the coding sequence ATGTTCGAACGCGTTCTGTCGTTTCTGAAGGACCTGCCGGCAGCTGGCAGCGCCCGCAACAACGCCGATGATCCGCGCGTTGCCGCATCCGCCCTTCTCTACCATGTGATGAGTGCCGACGGCGTGCGTCAGGATGCCGAATGGGAGCGGTTCAAGGCGGTGCTGGCGGAAAGCTATTCGATCAGCGGCGACGAGCTCGACGCGCTTGCCGCCGCCGGCGAGCGGGCCGACAATGAGGCGATCGACCTCTACGCCTTCACCAGCGTGTTGAAGCGCCAGCTCGATCCAGACGCGCGAAAAGCCTTCATCGGCCTGATGTGGGAAATCGTCTACGCCGATGGTGAATTGCACGAACTCGAGGACAATATCGTCTGGCGGGTCGCCGAGCTGATCGGCGTCGAACGCCACGACCGCGTCGAGGCACGCCGCAAGGCGGCCGCCGAAGCGCCGGGCGCCACTGGAACGTCGAGCGACGAATAG